A single window of Rhodamnia argentea isolate NSW1041297 chromosome 5, ASM2092103v1, whole genome shotgun sequence DNA harbors:
- the LOC115752450 gene encoding lysine-rich arabinogalactan protein 19: protein MAFTYWYHISAILACQLVITYAQAPAASPSNLPLTPPASTTLPPASSAPSTPVTTTPPTSTPTASPTPKVAPASSPPVSAPQVPPPQPPQSPPTSTPAQPPALPPPPVASPPPLPPPVSPPQVSPSPAQAPPALAPVKAPPAPAPAPIKEAPVPSPSTPPPAPAPAPVNKAPAPAPVLVSSPAPAPTKHKRRHKHRHRRHHAHAPAPAHTVPSPPSPPTVSDTEDTSPAPSPNLDLNGGFAFHQQGKLGMWVRIGFSLAILLALRGCGF from the exons ATGGCCTTCACATATTGGTATCATATTTCAGCTATCCTCGCTTGTCAACTGGTAATCACATACGCGCAAGCACCAGCTGCCTCACCTTCTAATCTTCCACTAACACCACCGGCTTCCACGACACTGCCACCAGCAAGTTCAGCACCGTCTACCCCTGTGACGACGACTCCCCCGACTTCCACTCCGACGGCATCCCCAACCCCGAAAGTCGCACCAGCATCCAGCCCACCAGTTTCAGCCCCTCAGGTTCCGCCACCTCAACCGCCACAGAGCCCTCCCACCTCTACTCCTGCACAGCCACCAGCATTGCCTCCACCGCCTGTTGCTTCACCACCCCCGCTGCCACCGCCTGTCTCACCACCACAAGTGTCCCCGTCACCAGCCCAAGCACCACCTGCTCTAGCTCCTGTAAAAGCaccaccagcaccagcaccagcaccaatAAAGGAAGCCCCTGTACCATCCCCATCAACGCCGCCGCCAGCCCCTGCCCCTGCACCTGTTAACAAGGCACCGGCACCTGCACCAGTTTTGGTGTCATCTCCCGCACCAGCACCCACCAAACACAAGAGGAGGCACAAGCACAGGCACAGAAGGCATCATGCCCATGCCCCAGCCCCAGCACATACTGTGCCAAGCCCTCCATCTCCACCTACGGTTTCAGACACAGAGGATACATCCCCAGCACCTTCACCAAACTTAGATCTG AATGGAGGATTTGCCTTCCATCAACAAGGAAAGCTGGGGATGTGGGTGAGGATTGGATTTTCCCTGGCCATTCTGCTGGCACTCAGAGGTTGTGGCTTCTAG
- the LOC115752455 gene encoding uncharacterized protein LOC115752455, whose protein sequence is MAATITTGYPPTIHSLSSSRIGLHRPSSFSSSASYCSLRPPGDKPTLVSSRLRVLLPKIGPRKRGLGSPLVFCSLEGESETDPESPPSDSTVHLHLNLEHPRRRLLVQFTCNECGERTQRLVNKLAYERGLIFVQCAGCLRHHKLVDNLGLVVDYDLREDIEMEQ, encoded by the exons ATGGCGGCGACGATCACTACCGGTTACCCGCCGAccattcactctctctcctcttcccgAATAGGCCTTCATCgtccctcctccttctcctcctccgcctcatACTGTTCTCTTCGGCCTCCGGGAGACAAGCCTACCCTCGTCTCCTCCAG GTTGCGCGTTTTGCTCCCGAAGATTGGACCGAGAAAGCGAGGATTAGGTTCTCCTTTAGTGTTCTGCTCGTTAGAGGGTGAATCCGAGACGGACCCAGAATCGCCCCCGAGTGATTCGACCGTG CATCTACATCTTAATTTGGAACACCCAAGGAGAAGATTGCTTGTACAATTCACTTGTAATGAATGCGGTGAAAGAACACAAAGGCTCGTGAATAAGTTAGCCTATGAACGAGGTCTTATATTTGTACAG TGTGCTGGTTGTCTTCGGCATCACAAGTTAGTTGACAATCTTGGCCTTGTGGTGGACTATGACTTAAGAGAAGATATTGAGATGGAGCAATAA